A stretch of the Macaca mulatta isolate MMU2019108-1 chromosome 16, T2T-MMU8v2.0, whole genome shotgun sequence genome encodes the following:
- the NFE2L1 gene encoding endoplasmic reticulum membrane sensor NFE2L1 isoform X11, with the protein MGWESHLTAASADIDLIDILWRQDIDLGAGREVFDYSHRQKEQDVEKELRDGGEQDTWAGEGAEALARNLLVDGETGESFPAQFPADISSITEAVPTESEPPALQNNLLSPLLTGTESPFDLEQQWQDLMSIMEMQAMEVNTSASEILYNAPPGDPLSTNYSLAPNTPINQNVSLHQASLGGCSQDFLLFSPEVESLPVASSSTLLPLAPSNSTSLNSTFGSTNLTGLFFPPQLNGTANDTAGPELPDPLGGLLDEAMLDEISLMDLAIEEGFNPVQASQLEEEFDSDSGLSLDSSHSPSSLSSSEGSSSSSSSSSSSSSSASSSASSSFSEEGAVGYSSDSETLDLEEAEGAVGYQPEYSKFCRMSYQDPAQLSCLPYLEHVGHNHTYNMAPSALDSADLPPPSALKKGSKEKQADFLDKQMSRDEHRARAMKIPFTNDKIINLPVEEFNELLSKYQLSEAQLSLIRDIRRRGKNKMAAQNCRKRKLDTILNLERDVEDLQRDKARLLREKVEFLRSLRQMKQKVQSLYQEVFGRLRDENGRPYSPSQYALQYAGDGSVLLIPRTMADQQARRQERKPKDRRK; encoded by the exons ATGGGGTGGGAGTcccatctcactgcagcctctgcg GACATAGATCTGATTGACATCCTTTGGCGACAGGATATTGATCTGGGGGCTGGGCGTGAGgtttttgactatagtcatcgCCAGAAGGAGCAGGATGTGGAAAAGGAGTTGCGAGATGGAGGCGAGCAGGACACCTGGGCAGGCGAGGGCGCGGAAGCTCTGGCACGGAACCTGCTAGTGGATGGAGAGACTGGGGAGAGCTTCCCTGCACAG TTTCCAGCAGACATTTCCAGCATAACAGAAGCAGTGCCTACTGAGAGTGAGCCCCCAGCTCTTCAGAACAACCTCTTGTCTCCTCTTCTGACCGGGACAGAGTCACCATTTGATTTGGAAcagcagtggcaagatctcatgTCCATCATGGAAATGCAG GCCATGGAAGTGAACACATCAGCAAGTGAAATCCTGTACAATGCCCCTCCTGGAGACCCACTGAGCACCAACTACAGCCTTGCCCCCAACACTCCCATCAATCAGAATGTCAGCCTGCATCAGGCGTCCCTGGGGGGCTGCAGCCAGGACTTCTTACTCTTCAGCCCTGAGGTGGAAAGCCTGCCTGTGGCCAGTAGCTCCACGCTGCTCCCGTTGGCCCCCAGCAATTCCACCAGCCTCAACTCCACCTTCGGCTCCACCAACCTGACAGGGCTCTTCTTTCCACCCCAGCTCAATGGCACAGCCAATGACACAGCAGGCCCAGAGCTGCCTGACCCTTTGGGGGGTCTGTTAGATGAAGCCATGTTGGATGAGATCAGCCTAATGGACCTGGCCATTGAAGAAGGCTTTAACCCTGTGCAGGCCTCCCAGCTGGAGGAGGAATTTGACTCTGACTCAGGCCTTTCCTTAGACTCGAGCCATAGCCCTTCTTCCCTAAGCAGCTCTGAAGGcagttcttcctcttcttcctcctcttcttcctcttcttcctctgcttcttcctctgcctcttcctccttttctgagGAAGGTGCGGTTGGCTACAGCTCTGACTCTGAGACCCTGGATCTGGAAGAGGCCGAGGGTGCTGTGGGCTACCAGCCTGAGTATTCCAAGTTCTGCCGCATGAGCTACCAGGATCCAGCTCAGCTCTCATGCCTGCCCTACCTGGAGCACGTGGGCCACAACCACACATACAACATGGCCCCCAGTGCCCTGGACTCAGCCGACCTGCCACCACCCAGTGCCCTCAAGAAAGGCAGCAAGGAGAAGCAGGCTGACTTCCTGGACAAGCAGATGAGCCGGGATGAGCACCGAGCCCGAGCCATGAAGATCCCTTTCACCAATGACAAAATCATCAACCTGCCTGTGGAGGAGTTCAACGAGCTGCTGTCCAAATATCAGCTGAGTGAAGCCCAGCTGAGCCTCATCCGAGATATCCGGCGCCGGGGCAAGAACAAGATGGCGGCGCAGAATTGCCGCAAGCGCAAGCTGGACACCATCCTGAATCTGGAGCGTGATGTGGAGGACCTGCAGCGCGACAAAGCTCGGCTGCTGCGGGAGAAAGTGGAGTTCCTGCGCTCCCTGCGACAGATGAAGCAGAAGGTCCAGAGCCTGTACCAGGAGGTGTTTGGGCGGCTGCGGGATGAGAATGGGCGACCCTACTCGCCTAGTCAGTATGCGCTCCAGTACGCCGGGGACGGCAGTGTCCTCCTCATCCCCCGCACGATGGCCGACCAGCAGGCCCGGCGGCAGGAGAGGAAGCCAAAGGACCGGAGAAAGTGA
- the NFE2L1 gene encoding endoplasmic reticulum membrane sensor NFE2L1 isoform X10, with product MGWESHLTAASADIDLIDILWRQDIDLGAGREVFDYSHRQKEQDVEKELRDGGEQDTWAGEGAEALARNLLVDGETGESFPAQVPSGEDQTALSLEECLRLLEATCPFGENAEFPADISSITEAVPTESEPPALQNNLLSPLLTGTESPFDLEQQWQDLMSIMEMQAMEVNTSASEILYNAPPGDPLSTNYSLAPNTPINQNVSLHQASLGGCSQDFLLFSPEVESLPVASSSTLLPLAPSNSTSLNSTFGSTNLTGLFFPPQLNGTANDTAGPELPDPLGGLLDEAMLDEISLMDLAIEEGFNPVQASQLEEEFDSDSGLSLDSSHSPSSLSSSEGSSSSSSSSSSSSSSASSSASSSFSEEGAVGYSSDSETLDLEEAEGAVGYQPEYSKFCRMSYQDPAQLSCLPYLEHVGHNHTYNMAPSALDSADLPPPSALKKGSKEKQADFLDKQMSRDEHRARAMKIPFTNDKIINLPVEEFNELLSKYQLSEAQLSLIRDIRRRGKNKMAAQNCRKRKLDTILNLERDVEDLQRDKARLLREKVEFLRSLRQMKQKVQSLYQEVFGRLRDENGRPYSPSQYALQYAGDGSVLLIPRTMADQQARRQERKPKDRRK from the exons ATGGGGTGGGAGTcccatctcactgcagcctctgcg GACATAGATCTGATTGACATCCTTTGGCGACAGGATATTGATCTGGGGGCTGGGCGTGAGgtttttgactatagtcatcgCCAGAAGGAGCAGGATGTGGAAAAGGAGTTGCGAGATGGAGGCGAGCAGGACACCTGGGCAGGCGAGGGCGCGGAAGCTCTGGCACGGAACCTGCTAGTGGATGGAGAGACTGGGGAGAGCTTCCCTGCACAG GTGCCTAGTGGGGAGGACCAGACGGCCCTGTCCCTGGAAGAGTGCCTTAGGCTGCTGGAAGCCACCTGCCCCTTTGGGGAGAATGCTGAG TTTCCAGCAGACATTTCCAGCATAACAGAAGCAGTGCCTACTGAGAGTGAGCCCCCAGCTCTTCAGAACAACCTCTTGTCTCCTCTTCTGACCGGGACAGAGTCACCATTTGATTTGGAAcagcagtggcaagatctcatgTCCATCATGGAAATGCAG GCCATGGAAGTGAACACATCAGCAAGTGAAATCCTGTACAATGCCCCTCCTGGAGACCCACTGAGCACCAACTACAGCCTTGCCCCCAACACTCCCATCAATCAGAATGTCAGCCTGCATCAGGCGTCCCTGGGGGGCTGCAGCCAGGACTTCTTACTCTTCAGCCCTGAGGTGGAAAGCCTGCCTGTGGCCAGTAGCTCCACGCTGCTCCCGTTGGCCCCCAGCAATTCCACCAGCCTCAACTCCACCTTCGGCTCCACCAACCTGACAGGGCTCTTCTTTCCACCCCAGCTCAATGGCACAGCCAATGACACAGCAGGCCCAGAGCTGCCTGACCCTTTGGGGGGTCTGTTAGATGAAGCCATGTTGGATGAGATCAGCCTAATGGACCTGGCCATTGAAGAAGGCTTTAACCCTGTGCAGGCCTCCCAGCTGGAGGAGGAATTTGACTCTGACTCAGGCCTTTCCTTAGACTCGAGCCATAGCCCTTCTTCCCTAAGCAGCTCTGAAGGcagttcttcctcttcttcctcctcttcttcctcttcttcctctgcttcttcctctgcctcttcctccttttctgagGAAGGTGCGGTTGGCTACAGCTCTGACTCTGAGACCCTGGATCTGGAAGAGGCCGAGGGTGCTGTGGGCTACCAGCCTGAGTATTCCAAGTTCTGCCGCATGAGCTACCAGGATCCAGCTCAGCTCTCATGCCTGCCCTACCTGGAGCACGTGGGCCACAACCACACATACAACATGGCCCCCAGTGCCCTGGACTCAGCCGACCTGCCACCACCCAGTGCCCTCAAGAAAGGCAGCAAGGAGAAGCAGGCTGACTTCCTGGACAAGCAGATGAGCCGGGATGAGCACCGAGCCCGAGCCATGAAGATCCCTTTCACCAATGACAAAATCATCAACCTGCCTGTGGAGGAGTTCAACGAGCTGCTGTCCAAATATCAGCTGAGTGAAGCCCAGCTGAGCCTCATCCGAGATATCCGGCGCCGGGGCAAGAACAAGATGGCGGCGCAGAATTGCCGCAAGCGCAAGCTGGACACCATCCTGAATCTGGAGCGTGATGTGGAGGACCTGCAGCGCGACAAAGCTCGGCTGCTGCGGGAGAAAGTGGAGTTCCTGCGCTCCCTGCGACAGATGAAGCAGAAGGTCCAGAGCCTGTACCAGGAGGTGTTTGGGCGGCTGCGGGATGAGAATGGGCGACCCTACTCGCCTAGTCAGTATGCGCTCCAGTACGCCGGGGACGGCAGTGTCCTCCTCATCCCCCGCACGATGGCCGACCAGCAGGCCCGGCGGCAGGAGAGGAAGCCAAAGGACCGGAGAAAGTGA